The genomic region CAAATATGAATCAGACTATTAAGGCTATAGTAGAGGCAGAAAATTATGATGGACCATCTTTAATAATTGCATATGCAACCTGTATAGATCATGGAATAAAGCTTGGTATGGGAAATACTCCATATGAAGAGAAGAGAGCTGTGGATTCTGGATATTGGACACTTTATAGATATAATCCAGAACTTAAGAAGGAAGGAAAGAATCCATTTATCTTAGATTCAAAGTCACCAACTATAAAATTAAGAGATTTCCTAATGGGCGAGCTTAGATATTCTGTTTTAATGAAGACTAATCCAGAAGCAGCGGAAGAAATGTTTAATGAGTTAGAAAAAGAAGCCAAAGAAAGATATAACAGATATAAGCTGTTATCAGAAAATATAATATTCTAATCTTATTTCACAAAGATATAAGGAATTGAATAATATATTTCAGGATTTAATATATTATTGGAGGATAATAAGTGGGATATTATGTAATGGCAGAACCAAATGTAAAGATCTATGTAGAGGATATTAATCCTGATGGAGATAAAACCATTCTATTTTTACATGGCTGGCCTGGTGACCATACTTTATTTGAGTATCAATTTAATGAACTTCCTAAAAGGGGCTATAGGTGCATAGGAATAGATACAAGGGGGTTTGGTATGTCTGATAAGCCTTGGCATGGCTATGATTATAACAGATTAGCAGATGATGTTAAGGCTGTTGTTGATGTACTAAAGTTAAGAGATTTTACTCTAGCAGGTCATTCTACTGGCGGAGCAATGGCTATAAGGTATATGAGTCGTCATAATGGCTATGGAGTATCAAAACTTGTACTTATTGCAGCAGCAGCACCTAGCCTTGTTAAACGTCCTGACTTTGAGCATGGAGTAGATGAGGAAGTAGTACTAAATATCATTAGAGGTACCTATAGTGATAGGCCGCGAATGTTAAGAGATTTTGGTAATAGGTTTTTCTTCCAGCATACAAGTGAAGCCTTTTCTGATTGGTTTTTTCAAATAGGCTTAAAGGCAGCAAGTTGGGCTACAGCAGCAGTTGCTAATACATGGTTAAAAGAAGTTTTATTCTCTGATTTAGAAAAAATAGAAGTTCCTACATTAATTATTCAGGGTATTCATGACAAGATAGTTCCATACTGTTTAAGTGAAGCACAGAATAAAGCAATAAAAAATTCAAGACTTGTACAATTTAAATATAGTGGACATGGAACTTTCTATGATGAAAAGGATAATTTCAATAAAGTTTTAATGGAGTTTGTTGAAGAATAGAATTAAATAAAAATACTTTCTTAAATAAAAGATAAATTTATTTTAAGGAAGTATTTTTATTATACAAACAATTACTTACAATTATATGGATGTATAGTATAATTATGTTAAACTATATAATGATTTAAAGAAGGAGATGAGTAATTTGAAGCAAATAAAAATTTTTACAGATTCAAGTTATAATTTTTTAATGGATGAGGTTAATGAATTTTTAAAGGAGAATTCAGAAAAGGTCGTTGATATAAAATTTAGTTCATCTGGAAATGGAGATGCATATTCAACTTTATATTCAGTAATGATTATTATTGAGGAAGAGTAAAAGATTGCTAAAAGTGCAAAGCACTTTTAGCCTTTATAAATTACTGCATCAATTTTATCTGCAAAATCTTTTTTAATATTTTCAATAGCAATTAGGCTTCCTCTTGCTAAGCCTATACCTAAATCAAGGTAAAGGGAATAATGTTTGTATTTTTTCTTTATAGGTCCTTGTTTTAGATTTATATATTCAATAGATTTAGTTGGAATGATAAATATATTTTTATTTATTAAATCCTTACAATAAACAATAGTATTTTTATTAATAATAAGTTTATATCTCTTATATTGCATATAAGTAATAAAACAAACTATTAAAGATAATAATATTAAAGCTAAGAATATCATTAAGGAAATTTTAAATTCAATAAGTTTAAATATAGAGAAGACTAATAAAGATATTAAGGCAATTGCTAACATTATAATAAAACTATAGATTATTGAAATTTTATTAAATTCCTTTCCTTCTTTTAAATTTAATTCTTTTTCCTCAAACTTAAAGCTAGGAAGAAGTCTAAATAATGTTTCCTCTATAAAAGCTTTATCGCATATAGGAAATAAAATAGCTATTTCATTTTTTTCATCCCCATAGCCCATGTTTCTAATTTCAACCCTATAATAACCAAAAAGCTTTTGAAAAAAACTTTGTTTTAAAATAACAGCTTTAATCTTATTTATTGGTATTGTGTATTCTTTTAAGGTGATAAAGCCATAGGATATTTTTATATTTTCTTTGTTGGCACTAAGAGTAAAACTGCTATATCTTATTAAGGAAATTATAATATCTAGAATAAAATTAAAAATCAGTATAGCAATAGTACCCAATAAAATAGCAGTCCATAATTCTAATTGAGCCATGTATTTATTAAATATGCTTTCAAGCTGAATAAAGATATTAGAATTAAAGGTTTCTAATATTTCGCCTATATTAAAGAAGAAAGTGCTTACGATTATTAAGGTTCCTAGATTAGGTCTTAGAAGAGCACTTAATATAAGCTCCTTAGTTGTTATTTTTCTTATTTGATAATTAGTGTCCTTAGGCTTTTTATCATCTTTCAATGGTTCATTGATATTATCAATTATATTAGTATTATTTTTTCTGCTTTCAACTACTTCTACAAAATTATTTATCTTATCTTCGCCCAGTATAATAGATATTTCAGCCTTACCTAGTTCTGTACTTCCATTATCTATTTTGAGTTCGACAACATCAAAAAGCCTGCAAAAAAGATCTTTTTTGACATCCATAGTATGAATTTTATCATAAAAAATTTCTGTTTTTTTCTTATAAAAAGCTCCCTGGTCAATTATAAATCTATCTTCTAAAATAGAAATATAATAGTTTTTCCATACAATAAAGCTCTTAATTAGTATGACACTTAAAATAGCTAAAATAATTAATAGATCATAAAATTCCATATCAATCAGTGTTGCTAGGAAAATAAAGAAAGTATTTTTTAAAGTTTTTAAGGCATCTTTTATTATAAAGACTTTAGAATTTCTAATTCTATTCATGATTATTCACCTGTTTCATTTAAGTTAATGATATTTTCTTTGGAGTTTATCTCTTCTAAAATTTCCTTATTAACCTTTTCTTTTATTTTCTTTGATAAAAACTCTGATATTTTTAAAGCTTCACTTTCTTCTAAGTTAGGAATTTTATGAGATATATTAGAGGTACTTATAATAACATCATATAGATTTAACTTCTTATTTATAGGGCCTTGATTTAGCCTAATTTCCTGCAATCTTATAATAGGAATTATAAAATTTTTAGTAAAAAATATACCTTCAGAAAATCTAATATCATCTTCACTAATCATATACTTCCATTGCTTGTATTCATACCAAGGGTAGATAAGAGCATTAAGAAGTAATAAAATTAATAATACAGCAGATATAATTAAACTTATTTTTAAAAAAGAGGAAGATATTTTGTTTTTAAAGAAAAAATAAGAAGTTATTGTAATAATAAAAAGGCTTAAAGTGGAAATTATTCTGGCAATAAACCAAGAAGTTTTTGCTTTGGGACTAAGTTTTTTATATTCTTCCATCAGTTTCATCCTTTCAAATAAATAATAAATTTAGTGCAGAATATTGTAGAAATTAGTTGATGGTTTGGAAAAAATAGTAATTAAATTCTACTATAAATAAATATCATAAGCAATAGGATAAGTTAAAAATTAACATGAAAAGAATTATATTCTAAAAGATTTTAGGGGTGTGAGAAATGAAGATAACAATAGATGAAATTAAAAAAATATCAAGTTGTGCAAAATTAATCTTTAAGGAAGATGAACTTGAAAAAATGACTAGGGATTTTGAAAAGATATTAAATAATTTTGATACAAATGATAGTTTAAATTTAGAAGATATAAATTTAGATAATTTTGATAGAGTTAATAGTGAATTTAGAAAAGATGAAATAGAAGTCTTTAAGGATAAGAAGAAGCTCTTTAGAAATACAAAATCTATGAGAGAAGAAAATATTGAAGTTCCAAAGCTTATAGAGTAAGGAGGGAGATATAGTGGAAATAGAAAAATTAACTGCGCTTGAGATAAGAGAAGGAATAATAAGGGGAGACTTTAGTTGTGAAGAACTAGTTAAAAAATTATATAAGAGAATAAAGGTAGTAGATAAGGATATCAATGCCTATTTGACTTTATGTGAAGAAAGGGCCCTTGAAGATGCTAGAAAAGTAGATGAAAAAGTTAAAAATAAAAAAATTTTAGGAAAGCTGGCAGGAGTACCTATAGCTATAAAAGATAATATATGTACAGATGAAATTAAAACAACTTGTGCTTCAAAAATGTTGGAAGATTTTATTCCTCCTTATAATGCAAGTGTTATAAAAAAATTAAAAGAAGAAGATGCAATAATAATAGGAAAAACAAATATGGATGAATTTTCAATGGGGGGGTCTACAGAAAATTCCGCCTTTAAGATAACAAAGAATCCTCATGATTTAGAGAGAGTTCCAGGAGGTTCTTCAGGGGGATCAGCTGCAGCAGTTGCATCAGGAATTGCAGTATTAAGCTTAGGGTCAGATACTGGAGGTTCTATAAGACAGCCAGCAGCCTTTTGTGGGGTTATAGGCTTAAAACCGACTTATGGATTAGTTTCAAGGTTTGGCCTTGTATCTTTTGCTTCTTCCTTAGATCAAATAGGACCAATTACAAAAAGCGTAAAAGACTGTGCTTTATGTTTAGATGTTATTGCAGGTTATGATCCTAAAGATAATACCAGCTCTAAAAGTCAGGAAACAATTAGTTATTTAGAAGGAATAGATGCAGGAGTAAGGGGAATGAAATTAGCCCTTCCAGAAGAATTATTAAGTCAAGATATAAATGTTGAAATAAAAAATGCCATAGAAGAAAGTGCTAAAAAGTTTAAGGAATTAGGGGCAGAGGTAGAATACATACCATTATCAGTTTTTAATAGGGGACTTTCATCCTATTATATTATTTCTTCAGCAGAAGCAAGCTCTAATTTAGGAAGATATGATGGAATAAGATATGGTTATAGAACTAAAGAATTTAAAGATGTCTATGAACTTATGGTGAAGAGTAGAAGTGAAGCCTTTGGAGAGGAAGTAAAAAGAAGAATAATGTTTGGTACTCTTGTTCTTTCTTCAAGTTACTATGAAGATTATTATAAAAAGGCCTTAAAGTTTAGGGAAAATTTAAGCAGGGAATTTAAAAAGGTTTTTGAAGGATATGATTTAATATTAAGTCCAGTTACTTTAGATTTTCCTTCTAAAATAGGAGAGAAAAAATCAAATTCATTAGAGATGAATTTTGGAGATGTCTATACGAGTAATGTTAATTTAGCAGGTTTGCCAGCAATTTCAATACCTTGTGGTAAGAGTACTAATGGCTTGCCTATTGGAATTCAAATAATAGGAGATCATTTTAGTGAAAGAAAAATATTAAGAGCAGCAGAAGCATTTTTGGGAGGTGCTAAAGTATGAAATATGAAACTATAGTTGGTCTTGAAATTCATGCGGAGCTTAAAACAAAAACAAAAATTTTTTGTAGCTGCTCAACAAAATTTGGTTCAAGACCAAACGAAAATACTTGTCCAGTGTGTTTAGGCCTTCCAGGAACTTTACCTGTAGTAAATGAAGAAGTAATTAATTTAGCAGTAAAAGCAGGAATAGCTTTAAAATGTAAAATAAATCAAATAAGTAAAATGGATAGGAAAAATTATTTTTATCCAGATTTACCTAAGGCTTATCAAATTTCTCAGTTTAATCTGCCTATATGCAAAGATGGTTATATAGAAATAAACAGTAAGGAGAAAATAAAGAAAGTAAGATTAAATAGAATTCATATAGAAGAAGATGCTGGTAAGTTAATTCATTCAGAAAATGAAGCTTATAGTTTAATAGATTATAATAGGGCAGGAATTCCTTTAATTGAAATAGTTACTGAGCCGGACTTAAGATCTGCTGAAGAAGCTGTGGCCTTTTTAAAAGCCTTAAAGGAAATTTTAGAGTATTGTGATATATCAGATTGTAAAATGGAGGAAGGATCTTTAAGGTGTGATGTGAATATTTCTTTAAGGGAAAAAGGTAGTAGTAAATTAAATACTAAGGTAGAAATAAAAAACTTAAATTCCTTTAAGGAGCTTCAAAGAGCAATAGAGCAGGAAGAGGAAAGACAAAGAAAATTATATGCTTTAGGAGAAGGCCATAAGATAATTCAAGAAACTAGAAGATTTGATAGCTCTAAGGGAGAAACTGTATCTATGAGAACTAAGGAAGACATAAATGATTATAGATACTTTAAGGAACCAGACCTTCTGCCTATCCTTATAAGGAATGAAATTATAGAAAAAGCCAAAGAAAGTATTCCTGAATTACCTAATGAAAAGAGGGAAAGATTTAAAAATATCTATAAATTAAATGAAAAGGAAATAGAAATTATAGTTGGAGATAGGAGTCTTGCTAAGTATTATGAAGAGTTAGTTAATAAAGGAGTTAATGCTAAAATAGCATCAAATTGGCTGCTTTCAGATATCTCAAGATTAATAAATGAAAATAAGCTTACTATAGATAAATTTCCAGTAAGGCCAGATAGAATGTCTAAGCTTCTTAAATTTGTTGAAAGCGGAAAAATAAATAATAGTGCTGCAAAAGAAGTATTAGAAGAAATGGTAAATAATTTATCGGATGAAAATCCAGAAGAAATAATTAAGAAAAGGGGATTAATTCAAGAAAATTCTGTTGAAAAAATTAAACCTATTGTGGAAAAAGTCTTAAAGGAAAATGAAAAGGTAGTTGAAGAATATAAAAATGGAAAGAAACAGGTTAAAGGCTTTTTAGTAGGAATGATAATAAAGGCTACAGAAAAAAAGGCAAATCCAAGGGTAATAAATGAAATTTTAGATGAAATTCTAATGTAATGGGGTCTGACCCCGCTACATTTTTTTACAGAAGTTATCTAGATAAATGAACGATTGCTTATATAACTGTTGACATTTTAGGAGACTAGCATATAATGAAAGTATAACATATGAATGAATACTCAAATGTTCATGTAAGTATGAAAAAGAGGTGATAAAGTGAGTAAAAATTTGACACCTATTGAAAAGTGTAATTGTGATATAATTCATGAGGATGTTGTTAAAGATGTAAGAGGAAAAATGCCGGAGGAAGAAACTCTTTATGATTTAGCTGAATTATTTAAAGTATTTGGAGATTCAACTAGAATTAAAATATTATGTGCCTTATTTGAAGCTGAGATGTGTGTTTGTGATATTGCAGCCCTATTGGATATGACACAGTCAGCAATTTCGCATCAGCTAAGAGTTTTAAAGCAAGCTAAATTAGTAAAGAATAGAAGAGATGGTAAGGTAGTATATTATTCTTTAGATGACGACCATGTAAAGAGTATATTTGACCAAGGGTTAAATCATATAAATGAAAAGTAATAAATAAGTTAGAGGATTTAATTTAGAAACATAAAATAAATTATAATTTTAAAGAGATAATTTGGAGGCTGAGATTATGAAAAAGAAATTTAGATTGGAAGGTTTAGAATGTGCAAATTGTGCAGCAAAAATGGAAGCTGCTATTAATAAGCTTGATGGAGTAAAGGAAGCCACAGTTAATTTTATGACAACTAAGCTTGTAATTGAAGCTGAAGATGAAAAAATGCCTGAAATAATAAAAGCTGCAGAGAAAATAATCAGAGATCTTGAACCAGATACTGTTATGAAAAAGGCTTAATTAGCATTTATAAAAAAATAAAATAAAAAAATAAATCATATATATTTTTTAGCAAAATACATGAATGAATATTCAATTGTTCATATTAGTATAAATATAAAGTTTATAGAATAATTAAGAAAAATTATGACTTATATAAATTAAGATAATTATGGTTACTTTGTATTAAATGCTATTAGTGCATTATATAAGGAGGGATTATTTTGAAAAAGCGACTTAGGAAAATAATAATAGCTGCTATCTTATATATATTTGCAGCAGTTATAAATTTAAATAATGAATGGTTAAATTTTGCTTTGTATTTAATAACCTATATTATTGTAGGTGGAGATGTTCTTAAAAAAGCTTTTAAAAATATTGGAAAAGGAAAGGTTTTTGATGAAAGTTTCTTAATGGGGCTTGCTACTATAGGGGCCTTTCTAATTGGAGAATATCCTGAAGGTGTTGCAGTTATGCTTTTCTACCAAATTGGTGAATATTTTCAAAGCTATGCTGTTAATAAATCAAGAAAGTCAATTGCAGACCTTATGGATATAAGACCTGACTATGCAAATGTAAAAAGAGGAGAAGAACTTATAAAAGTAGATCCAGATGAAGTAGAAGTTGGAGATATTATTGTAATTAAGGCAGGAGAAAGAGTTCCTCTTGATGGAAAGGTCATTGATGGAAATTCAATGGTTGATACATCAGCCCTTACTGGAGAATCTGTTCCTCGTGAAATAGGAGTAGGAAGTGAAATATTAAGCGGATGCATTAATATAAATGGAGTTATTACAGTAGAAGTTACAAAGGAATATGATGAATCTACAGTTAGTAAGATTCTTGATTTAGTTGAAAATGCAAGCAGCAAAAAGTCTAATTCAGAAAAATTTATAACTAAATTCGCAAAATATTATACACCAATAGTTGTAATTGTTGCAGTTCTTTTAGCTTTTGTACCAGCTCTTCTTATTAAGGGTGCAAGTTTTTCAGATTGGTTATATAGGGCTTTATCCTTTTTAGTAGTATCCTGTCCTTGTGCTTTAGTAATATCTATTCCATTAACCTTCTTTGGTGGAATAGGAGGGGCTTCAAAAAGAGGTGTTTTAGTTAAGGGAAGTAACTATTTAGAGGCATTAGCAGAAACAGAAATAGTAGTCTTTGATAAAACAGGAACCTTAACTAAAGGGGTATTTAATGTTCAGGAAATACATTCAGAAGGAATATCGAAAGATGAGCTATTAGAATTGACTGTTCATGCAGAAAGTTATTCTAACCATCCTATATCACAATCATTAAAAAGAGCTTATGCTAAAGAAATAGATAATAGTATTATTTCTGATATTGAAGAAATACCAGGTCATGGTGTTACTGCTTTAGTTAATGGAAAAAGGGTTGCAGCTGGAAATATTAAGCTTATGAAAAAAATGAATATTCCTTATTATGAAGGAGAAGTAATTGGAACTGTTGTACATGTTGCAGTTGATGATAAATATGCTGGATACATTGTTATTTCGGATGAAATTAAGGAAGATTCAGTTAAAGCAATTAAAGAATTAAAGGCATCTAATATTAAAGAAACAATAATGTTAACTGGAGACAGTAAAAGTGTCGCAGTAAAGGTTGCTAAGGATCTTGGATTAGATAAGGTATATTCAGAATTATTACCAGGAGATAAGGTTGATAAGTTAGAAGAGTTATTCTCAAAAAAATCTGAAAAGGGTAAATTAGCTTTTGTTGGGGATGGAATTAATGATGCTCCAGTATTAGCCAGGGCAGATATTGGAATAGCAATGGGGGCTTTAGGTTCAGATGCAGCAATAGAAGCAGCAGATATAGTAATAATGACAGATGAACCATCTAAAATTGCTACTGCTATAAGGATTTCTAAGAAGACTAAAAATATAGCATATCAAAATATAGCTTTTGCAATTGGAATAAAGGTATTAGTTCTTATATTAAGTGCCTTTGGACTAGCTACAATGTGGGCAGCAATTTTTGCAGATGTAGGAGTAACAATTTTGGCAATATTAAATTCTTTTAGAGCATTAAATGTTAAGAAGTTATAATTTGAGAGATAAAAAACTAATAGCTAATAGACCATTAATAAAGAATTATGGTCTATTAGCATTTTATTATCCAAACTGAATTTAATCCGAAAACTGCACTTCCTATTTACTTGTTATTTGTTAAGTCTGCCATAACTTCTGAAAGAACTTTACCAATAGAATCATGTATTACTATATCAGCTTCGCTGTCAAATTGAGTTTTAGATTTGTTGATTAAAATTAAATTCTTACCTCTAAAGTATCTAACAAATCCAGCTGCTGGATATACAACAAGGGAAGTTCCTCCAATAATTAAAGTATCGCAGCTTGAGATTAATTTAATGCTTTCATTAATTATATTATCATCAAGGCCTTCTTCGTATAAAACAACATCTGGTTTAACTATAGCCCCACATTTCTTACATTTTGGAATAGGGCCTTCTAGGTCTAAAAATCCCTCTAAGTCATAGAATTCCCTGCATGATGTACAGTAATTTCTATGAATTGATCCATGAAGTTCTAATACTTTTTTGCTTCCAGCCATCTGATGAAGACCATCAATATTCTGGGTAATAACTCCTTTAAGCTTTCCCATTTCTTCTAGTTTTGCTAAAGCATAATGTGCATTATTTGGTTCTGCCTCTCTATAAATTAATTTTTCCTTGTAAAATTTAAAAAACTCTTCAGGATTTCTATAAAAGAAGCTATGGGAAACTATTTCTTCTGGAGAAAAATTTTTATTTAATTTTTCATTAAAAATACCTTTTGCACTTCTGAAGTCAGGAATACCAGATTCAGTACTAACTCCAGCCCCTCCAAAGAATACAATATTATTACTATTATCTATTATTTCATATAATTTTTTATAATTCATTATAAGCCCCTCCAAGCTATATTAACTAAACTGCGCCTATATAGGTTATTTTATATCTATTATTACATAATTTATCAGATATAAAAATATGTCTATAAAATATTATTCCTAAGGCAGCACAAAATATTAATATCTAAATATTATAGAATGTATAATGTTTTATTATTGACAATATTGTGCGGTATACAGTATATTTATTTTAGGAGGTGGAAAGATGGAAAAAAATAAGGAAGAACAGTTATTGGAAGGTTTAATTCAAGAACTTAGAAGAGGAACCATAGTACTAGCTGTTTTAAGTCAATTAAAATCTCCGCAGTACGGTTATTCACTAATAGTTTTAATGAAAGAAAAGGGATTAGATCTAGAAGCAAATACCTTATATCCACTATTAAGAAGACTTGAGAAACAGGGGATATTAGAAAGCCTTTGGGATACAGATGGAACTAAACCAAGAAAATATTACAAGTTAAGTGTCCTAGGGGAAACTGTATATTTAAAGCTATGTGAAGCTTGGAAAGATATAAATAATGTTGTTAATAATTTGATTGAGAATTAGGAGGAATAAAAATGATAGATAGATATATCTATGCTGTTACAAGGAAATTACCTGAAAAATCACGAGAAGAAATTGCTAATGAAATTAGAGAATTAATATTAGATATGATTGAAGATATTGAAGATACAGTTTCTGAGGAAGAAAAGATAGAAAAAGTTTTAAAAATATTAGGAGATCCAGAAAAGTTAGCAAGTCAGTATAGAGGTAAAGAAAGATATCTGATTGGTCCAAACTACATTGATAAATATATATTTGTTATGAAGATAGTTTCACTATCCATATTTATAGGGATATCTATAGCATTAGGTATAGGGGGAGTATTTTCAGCAGGAGGTATTATAGATTTCATAGGAAGTTATATTGATGCTTTAATTTCATCTCTATTACAAGGAGCAGCTTGGGTAACTGGAATCTTTGCATTTTTAGAATATAAGGAAATATCATTAGATGAAGCAGCAGAAAATAAAGAATGGGATCCTTCAAAACTTCCAGATATACCTCATAAAAAAGCTATAATATCTAGGGGAGAATCTATTTTCAGTATAATATTTACAACTATTTTTACAGCTATATTTTTCTTTTCGCCAGAATATGTAGGTATATATTATAAAGTAGGAAATGATTTAAGATTTATTCAAGTTCTTAACTTAGATGCTTATGAGTCCTTTAGGTTTATAATATTAATAATATTTACTATTTCTATAATTAAGGAATTAATTAAAATAATAGAAGGTAAGTGGACGATAAGGTTAGCTATTATAGATACAATATTAAATATTATTTCTTCAATATTATCAATAAATATAATTTCAAATAGTTCAATTTGGAACAGCGATATAGTTCAAAATATA from Clostridium isatidis harbors:
- a CDS encoding alpha/beta fold hydrolase; this translates as MGYYVMAEPNVKIYVEDINPDGDKTILFLHGWPGDHTLFEYQFNELPKRGYRCIGIDTRGFGMSDKPWHGYDYNRLADDVKAVVDVLKLRDFTLAGHSTGGAMAIRYMSRHNGYGVSKLVLIAAAAPSLVKRPDFEHGVDEEVVLNIIRGTYSDRPRMLRDFGNRFFFQHTSEAFSDWFFQIGLKAASWATAAVANTWLKEVLFSDLEKIEVPTLIIQGIHDKIVPYCLSEAQNKAIKNSRLVQFKYSGHGTFYDEKDNFNKVLMEFVEE
- a CDS encoding sporulation protein Cse60, yielding MKQIKIFTDSSYNFLMDEVNEFLKENSEKVVDIKFSSSGNGDAYSTLYSVMIIIEEE
- a CDS encoding PH domain-containing protein, whose product is MNRIRNSKVFIIKDALKTLKNTFFIFLATLIDMEFYDLLIILAILSVILIKSFIVWKNYYISILEDRFIIDQGAFYKKKTEIFYDKIHTMDVKKDLFCRLFDVVELKIDNGSTELGKAEISIILGEDKINNFVEVVESRKNNTNIIDNINEPLKDDKKPKDTNYQIRKITTKELILSALLRPNLGTLIIVSTFFFNIGEILETFNSNIFIQLESIFNKYMAQLELWTAILLGTIAILIFNFILDIIISLIRYSSFTLSANKENIKISYGFITLKEYTIPINKIKAVILKQSFFQKLFGYYRVEIRNMGYGDEKNEIAILFPICDKAFIEETLFRLLPSFKFEEKELNLKEGKEFNKISIIYSFIIMLAIALISLLVFSIFKLIEFKISLMIFLALILLSLIVCFITYMQYKRYKLIINKNTIVYCKDLINKNIFIIPTKSIEYINLKQGPIKKKYKHYSLYLDLGIGLARGSLIAIENIKKDFADKIDAVIYKG
- a CDS encoding PH domain-containing protein, coding for MEEYKKLSPKAKTSWFIARIISTLSLFIITITSYFFFKNKISSSFLKISLIISAVLLILLLLNALIYPWYEYKQWKYMISEDDIRFSEGIFFTKNFIIPIIRLQEIRLNQGPINKKLNLYDVIISTSNISHKIPNLEESEALKISEFLSKKIKEKVNKEILEEINSKENIINLNETGE
- a CDS encoding Asp-tRNA(Asn)/Glu-tRNA(Gln) amidotransferase subunit GatC gives rise to the protein MKITIDEIKKISSCAKLIFKEDELEKMTRDFEKILNNFDTNDSLNLEDINLDNFDRVNSEFRKDEIEVFKDKKKLFRNTKSMREENIEVPKLIE
- the gatA gene encoding Asp-tRNA(Asn)/Glu-tRNA(Gln) amidotransferase subunit GatA, which translates into the protein MEIEKLTALEIREGIIRGDFSCEELVKKLYKRIKVVDKDINAYLTLCEERALEDARKVDEKVKNKKILGKLAGVPIAIKDNICTDEIKTTCASKMLEDFIPPYNASVIKKLKEEDAIIIGKTNMDEFSMGGSTENSAFKITKNPHDLERVPGGSSGGSAAAVASGIAVLSLGSDTGGSIRQPAAFCGVIGLKPTYGLVSRFGLVSFASSLDQIGPITKSVKDCALCLDVIAGYDPKDNTSSKSQETISYLEGIDAGVRGMKLALPEELLSQDINVEIKNAIEESAKKFKELGAEVEYIPLSVFNRGLSSYYIISSAEASSNLGRYDGIRYGYRTKEFKDVYELMVKSRSEAFGEEVKRRIMFGTLVLSSSYYEDYYKKALKFRENLSREFKKVFEGYDLILSPVTLDFPSKIGEKKSNSLEMNFGDVYTSNVNLAGLPAISIPCGKSTNGLPIGIQIIGDHFSERKILRAAEAFLGGAKV
- the gatB gene encoding Asp-tRNA(Asn)/Glu-tRNA(Gln) amidotransferase subunit GatB; amino-acid sequence: MKYETIVGLEIHAELKTKTKIFCSCSTKFGSRPNENTCPVCLGLPGTLPVVNEEVINLAVKAGIALKCKINQISKMDRKNYFYPDLPKAYQISQFNLPICKDGYIEINSKEKIKKVRLNRIHIEEDAGKLIHSENEAYSLIDYNRAGIPLIEIVTEPDLRSAEEAVAFLKALKEILEYCDISDCKMEEGSLRCDVNISLREKGSSKLNTKVEIKNLNSFKELQRAIEQEEERQRKLYALGEGHKIIQETRRFDSSKGETVSMRTKEDINDYRYFKEPDLLPILIRNEIIEKAKESIPELPNEKRERFKNIYKLNEKEIEIIVGDRSLAKYYEELVNKGVNAKIASNWLLSDISRLINENKLTIDKFPVRPDRMSKLLKFVESGKINNSAAKEVLEEMVNNLSDENPEEIIKKRGLIQENSVEKIKPIVEKVLKENEKVVEEYKNGKKQVKGFLVGMIIKATEKKANPRVINEILDEILM
- a CDS encoding ArsR/SmtB family transcription factor, giving the protein MSKNLTPIEKCNCDIIHEDVVKDVRGKMPEEETLYDLAELFKVFGDSTRIKILCALFEAEMCVCDIAALLDMTQSAISHQLRVLKQAKLVKNRRDGKVVYYSLDDDHVKSIFDQGLNHINEK
- a CDS encoding cation transporter codes for the protein MKKKFRLEGLECANCAAKMEAAINKLDGVKEATVNFMTTKLVIEAEDEKMPEIIKAAEKIIRDLEPDTVMKKA
- a CDS encoding heavy metal translocating P-type ATPase, with amino-acid sequence MKKRLRKIIIAAILYIFAAVINLNNEWLNFALYLITYIIVGGDVLKKAFKNIGKGKVFDESFLMGLATIGAFLIGEYPEGVAVMLFYQIGEYFQSYAVNKSRKSIADLMDIRPDYANVKRGEELIKVDPDEVEVGDIIVIKAGERVPLDGKVIDGNSMVDTSALTGESVPREIGVGSEILSGCININGVITVEVTKEYDESTVSKILDLVENASSKKSNSEKFITKFAKYYTPIVVIVAVLLAFVPALLIKGASFSDWLYRALSFLVVSCPCALVISIPLTFFGGIGGASKRGVLVKGSNYLEALAETEIVVFDKTGTLTKGVFNVQEIHSEGISKDELLELTVHAESYSNHPISQSLKRAYAKEIDNSIISDIEEIPGHGVTALVNGKRVAAGNIKLMKKMNIPYYEGEVIGTVVHVAVDDKYAGYIVISDEIKEDSVKAIKELKASNIKETIMLTGDSKSVAVKVAKDLGLDKVYSELLPGDKVDKLEELFSKKSEKGKLAFVGDGINDAPVLARADIGIAMGALGSDAAIEAADIVIMTDEPSKIATAIRISKKTKNIAYQNIAFAIGIKVLVLILSAFGLATMWAAIFADVGVTILAILNSFRALNVKKL
- a CDS encoding NAD-dependent protein deacylase is translated as MNYKKLYEIIDNSNNIVFFGGAGVSTESGIPDFRSAKGIFNEKLNKNFSPEEIVSHSFFYRNPEEFFKFYKEKLIYREAEPNNAHYALAKLEEMGKLKGVITQNIDGLHQMAGSKKVLELHGSIHRNYCTSCREFYDLEGFLDLEGPIPKCKKCGAIVKPDVVLYEEGLDDNIINESIKLISSCDTLIIGGTSLVVYPAAGFVRYFRGKNLILINKSKTQFDSEADIVIHDSIGKVLSEVMADLTNNK